Genomic DNA from Canis aureus isolate CA01 chromosome 32, VMU_Caureus_v.1.0, whole genome shotgun sequence:
GGCGGCCTGGGTTTCACCTCAGGGAGCCTCCCCCACGCTGCCGCCCCTCCTGCTGGAGGTAAAGGGCAGGGGCTGAGGCCAGGAACCAGGCCTACCTCTGAGCAGGTCTTGCGCAGAGGTCCCCTGCCTCAGCAGGGCCTGATTGGAGGACGAGACGATGGCTTTGAGCTCCTCAGCCCGGGACACGTACTGCCCCACCTGCAGGCGGTGAGGGGCTGAGGAGAGGCTAtccccccagccccactcctgcctcacctgcacccacctcccaAGTTCTCCCTCCGCGTCCCTGGTGGCTGCCCCAAGCTGTGACGTCCGGGGGCTGCAGCGGCGGGCCTGGGCCTCCCTGGGAGAGTCTGCCTCTCGGCTGCAGGAGAGCCAGGCTGCGGAGATCCCGGGATGGCGCCAGTTTCCTTTGGGAGACGCCCTCACCCACCTTTGCCTTGATCGCTTCCTTCCGTTGGGCATCCACTTCGTCTGCAGAGAGCGGGGGTTATGTGAGGAGTGCCCGCCGCGCCCCAAATCCTCTGGAATCCTCAAAAGGACCCAGCGTCACGTTTACCCTCCACAAAATCCTGGGGGGCAAGGGGGCTGCCTCTGGCGCCCACCCGGTGCAGCTGCGGCCGCCCCACCACTGCTGACCCGGCCCCGCGCACTCACAGTGCAGCGCGGGCACGAAGAAGTCCAGGGCTTTGCAGTAGAGCGATAAGGCGGCCGCGGCGTCCCCGTCCTGGTCCTTCTTCACAGCCTGCACCACCAGGGCGGTCTGGGGGACAGGAAGATCAGGAGTCAGGCCACCCCCATGCCCACCATGAACAGAGAAGGGCAGATCCTCTGTTCACCGCCTAACGGGGCTGCTGagcgccccacccccgccctcatTCCACCCCGTCCCGCTGGCCTGCGTACTGCTCGTGCCAGGCTCTCCCCACTGGGCATGTGCTCCAGGTCCACCCAGGGGTGGGCAAAGAAGTCCTGGAAGGAGATGCGACGGTTGGGGTCCCGCTCCAGGAGCCGCTGCAGCAGGTCCCGGCAGTCTCGGGAGAGTGGGGGCCGCAGAGGGAGCTACGGGGTGGGGAGACCCATCACGCGGGGCTCTAGCACCTCAGCTCCCAGCCTGCGCCCCTGTCAGGACCCCCTGGTCTGGGGTCGCCCCAGAGGTCCACCTGTGCAGGTGGAGAACCCGAGCCTCGGGAAGAACAGTGACAGGACAAGGTGATGGAGCCGGTGGAGGGCCACGCCCTCACCAGAAGCCTTGGTGTCGCAGAACCCTGGTTATGggtccttctcccctccctggatCACTCCTGGGAAAGCTGGGCCTGGCCTGCTCTGCTCTTCTCCCACAGGGACCCGCACAATAATCgggggatggggagggcaggccctctgctccctcccGTGAGCCGGTCTGGGCTCCCAGAACCCTAagcctccacctcccctctggagCTTGTCCCCGCACACAGGGCCACCCGGAGCCCATGCCCCGGGCTGTGCAGGTGGCAGTGAGGGCTCTAATCTCAGGGCCGGGCAGGTTGCCAAGGCCCTCCAACACGTACCTCGATCACCCGGTTGCTCCGGATCTTCTCTTCCAGCTCCGTGAATGACCTGGAGGCAAAGGGGGGCTGCCCGAAGAGGGCTTCTgtggaagggaggcagagggcaggctggggggGGACAGGGTCAAGCCTGGCCCGGCCCACtcctgggggcggtgggggggaccCGCAGGGTCACGTGGGTTAGCACCCTTCAGGAGTGGCCCGGTGAGGCCTTCCCTGAGGATACGCGGTGGAGGCCCCAGttggggccagggccagggctctCACCATACAGGATGACCCCCACGGACCACAGGTCCACCCGGGCGTCGTACTGCCGCTGACACACCATCTCGGGGGCCATATAGAGGGGGGAGCCACGGAGCACATGCTTCTCGTCCCAGGGAGACATGTGCTGTGCAAAGCCAAAGTCTGCGGGCAAGAGGCCAGGCAGCAGGGCCCCAATTCTAGCTGCTGCCGCTCCTGCCCCTAAAGCCTCCCCTGGGTCCAGGGCAGGGCTCCTCCCCACCTGCAGGCTCACCAGGATCAAGCCTACTCTGTAGCCTCTGCTCACACCCCTTCTCTCCAGATTAGCCTAGAACACCCTCCTACACCTTCCTCTGGGAGCTGGAACAAATTCCACCCACCCCGCATAGCCCTCTCTGGGGATCTTTTTCCAGGAAGGCCACCCTGATTGCCCTAGCTATGAGGCTAGGGCCCAGTAGGGCCTAGAAGATGAGAGTTTACCTTGCTTTCTGGCCTCCCAGGCTCAAGTCCATTCTTCTCCAAGTCCCGTCAGGGGCCAcagccacctcctcccccacctcccaccctccagcACTGCCAGACTGAGCCCATCCTGTTGTCACACACGAAGTCTCGACCCTGACCCGAGACTGAGGCCTGACCCCGTCCAGTGCACTGCTGGAGTCACGCGTGGGGAGCCCGAGAAACGTCCTGCCTTTTGGTGGTGGGGCccatctctctctgcatctcccagCCCATCACTGTTTGATGACTCAACAGAGAGTGCCATGAGAACAGGGGCTGCTGAGCGAGCCCGGGCAGAGGGAAGCCTCTGCACACCCACCCTCCAAACCTCATCCCTGCTGTTCTAGACTCACACCTGCCAGTTTAAGGTGGGGCTTCTCCAAGGAGCTCAGCAGAATGTTCTGTGGCTtcagatccaggtgagagatATTCTGTTCATGCAGGAACTGCAGGGCACTAGCTGGGGAACAAGGCCCACCCAGAGAAACAGGTCAGAGGAGcccaccctcccctgcctctGACCCCTCCCCTCAGCCTTCCATCTGCCCCTTCAAGCCTGCCCAGCCTGACCTCGGCTCTTTAACACTTAAGGATCAGGTTCCTGCCACTTCTAAGAATTTGCCCCCCAGCACCCTGGACCCCTGcatgtcccctccccctcctagGAGCCTCCCCAGCCCTTGGGGTCTCTTCGTTTTCCTTAGCCAAGTACTTGAGTCTACCCCCGGGCCCTGGGACATGCTAGAGTTCCTTATGGAAACCGGGATTCCCCCCACAGGAGGCggcggagggtgggggggcttctctctccacctctcgtGGCACCCCGAGGCCAGGGATAGGCACACGGGAAAGACCGGGCCCTAACCGTCCAAGCTGAGACAGAGACAAGTGCGAGGGGTCAAGGCGGGTCGGGGCAGGGGTCACAGGAAGGGGTGTCGGGCGGGGTCAGAGGCTTTACCCAACTGCTGCATGAAGACGCGAGCCACCTTCTCGGGCAGAAGCCTGCGGGTGTGGATGAAGCGGGACAGGTCGCCCCCTGCGCAGAACTCCATGATGAGGTAGATGTGGTCGCTGTCCCACTGCGCGACAGGCAGACGGCAGCTGGAAGGGGGCGTCCCTCCAGCGCCCTGtggggcccccccaccccgggcgcgCACCTGGAAGTCTCGGAGCTGCACGATGTGCGGGTGTCGAATGCCCTTGAGGATCTCGATCTCCGTCAGGAGGTTCTCCACCGAGGCCTTGTTCAGGCTCTTCTTGGCCACGCACTTTATGGCTACGACCTCGCGGGTGTCCTTCTGGGGCGGCAGGTCCGAGGGCTCGGGCACAGCCGGTGCCCGCcgacccccccccgccccgtgcggGCTCCCAGCGCGGGTCTCAGGCCCGCGGGGCACCGGCTTCGGGAATCCCCGCCTCCGCACCGAGCTGCGCCCCGGGGGCCCCTCCGCCGCCGGCCTTCTGGAACCGcggcccagccccctcccagcGCCGCGTCCGCCCCGTGCGGCGCCCGCTCCTCGGCCGCTCGCGGGGCCCCCGGGCCTCCGCCCGCCTCGACACACCGGGCTGTGCGGCCGCGtgcagcccccgccgccccccgcgccgcccacCTTGGCGTAGGCCTTGTACACGGTGGCGTACGTGCCGCTGCCCAGGCGCTCGGTGAGGATGAAGCCGTCCAGCCGCGGGGGCCCCCAGCCGGGCCCCGCcatccccgcgccccgcgccccgcgcccgcgcccgcgcccgccgcttCCGGCCGCCCCGCTCCCGGGCTCCACGCCGCCCCCAGCGCCGCCCGCCGGGACTGCAGCGCGCTGGGCGGGGCtctgcccccggccccgcccccgccgcacgcggccccgcccccggccccgcccccgccgcacgcggccccgccccccggccccgcccccgccgcacgcggccccgccccgccccgcccccgcggcctccGCGAATCCCGGGGTGGGCGCGCCCTGGCTGGTCTCCGCGGGCCCGAGGCCGGCAGCCGTGGCCGCCCGCGGGAATCCCATCCGGGCTGTAGGGCTCACGGGAGGGGCAACGGCGGGGAGCGCGGCTGAGCAGCTGCGCGGGCTGGCGTCCGAGTCGCGGAGGCTCCCCCAAGGGCCCCGCCCGCCCAGAACCGTGGGACGAGACGGAGCTTTTGGCCGAGTAGCCTCGGGAGGCGGCTTGGGGGCTCCAGGCCGGCGGAGCAGGGCCCAGAGGCGGCACCCTGACCTGACCGCCTCCTCTCGTGCAGGCTCCGTgggcctccccatccccccaagtATACCAGACAGGGGGATCCGTGTTGTCTGAAAATGTCGTTTTTATTTAAAGCACAAAAATCGAGACAGAACATATACATTTGTACACGGGGGAAAAAATACCAGAAAGTTTACAAAACCTTGATCACTGCCACGGCCTTCGGCGGCTCTGGGGCTGGGCGGGCTGGCAGTCCGCGCGCCGCGTCGGAGTGGGCCCCAGGTGCCAGAGGCAGGCAGTTGGCCAGCTTTTTGAAAAGTGCCCTCAGTCCACACACCCACCCCTGTATGCAGCCTTCCGAGGACAGGGTGCAGGGCTTATCTGGGGGCTCCAGGTGCCCATCCCACAGACACGCCCACGGAATTACCAGGGCCAGTGACAGGAGACAGGTTCGGCTGGGGGTGTGGGCGGACCATCCCATAAGTGGCTCTGGGTCCAGCAAGAGGGTACAGTCCTGGAATGTTTCTCCGGCCCTCCCGAAGAATCCTATTGCTGAGGGTGGAAGGCAGAGCAGGGAAGAAGCCGAGGCCTTGGCAAAGGGCTGCTGTTCCTCAGGAGGAGAGGAAATCAGGATAAACAGGGCCAAACCACAGCAGGACAGTCAGACTCCACCCTGCCAGACAACTGCCAAAGGCTGGGCAGGACCACCTGGGGTCAACGTCTTCTATCCCTCCCATCCCCAAATCCCAGGCAAGCCCACTGCACATTCAGTACGTCCATGGAGGGGAGGGCTCAGAGAGGCCCCAAGGGGCACACATGCCACCCATActgggggcaggtgcaggggacaCTGATCGGCTCTAAATCTGTGAGAAACATAAGGCAGGGAAGAGCCTACAGGTGATGCCCGAGGCTTTGGAGGCCTAGAGACCACCTCAGAGTAATCTGGGGAACAGAGCTTTCCATCCACCTGGACTGGAGCTCATCTAAAGAGGAGCCCTTGGGCGACTACCCCAGCCTGGGCAGGAAGGTAGAGGCAGGATTGTGGATGCCACAGGCTGGGTCCGTGGAGCCAGTTTCAGGCTAGGCGTGCTGGGGAGGAGTGGAGCCCCAGGAACCCGGCAGAAATAAGACTCCAGCTGGCACAGGTCCAGGTCAGCTGGTGATTCCaagtgtgcacatgtatgtgcacatgcgtgtgtctgtgtgtgtatgtgcgtgcgtGGGGGGGTGAACTTCATTCCCACTGCTTCGAATCCTACCAAACCACCACCAGAgaagacagcttttttttttcttttctcttctgtaaaaaaaaaaaaaaaaaaaaaaagccctgtccCTCCCTCCGCTTCCCTTGGGCAAAATGGGAGAGCTGGTggctgaggaaggaggaaggacccCGGCAAGACCCTCCCTGGGTCTGTGCTGAGCATAACCATTGTTTAAGGCACCCACGGCAAGTGCAGCTAGAAGGCAGCGAGAGAAAAGGctggggcagagaaggagagtcAGGACTAGTTCCCTTGGAAGGCTCCCCGGGCAGCAGAGGAGGCAGCGCTGCGGAAGGTCCTGTTGCTGAAGATGCCCTGGGAAAACTCCTCCTGGGCCTGCTGGAAGCTGGCCCCCGTCCGGCGGTACAGGGAGTGCACCTGCGGAAAGAGGCTGCGGTGAGAAGTGCACCCTGGATGCCCACTTGATCTCCTACCCAGAGCCTTGGTGACAGTCACTGGACCTCTGGGACTCGGGGAGAGGGGAGCGACTGCCTCCAGTGATGGGCATCCCCGAGGCGGAGGCTGGAGAGAGCTGCCCCAGTGCCCACCACTCACCCGCTTCAGAAGGAAGAGTGAGAGCACGGCACACAGGGTGAAGAAGCCAGCCACCACCATCATGATGATCGACACAGCCAAGTGGTCTTGCTTCAGTGTAGACAGGGCTGCGATCCAACCACTGCAAAGGGAAGAGGAAGCCAGAGAGGACACAGTGGGAGTAGGCCCCAGAGGTCCTCTTCTCTAAGTGGCCACTGTAGGCTGACCAGccaccagccaggcacctccctgCAGCATAGAGCCATGGGCCAGAAGCCCTTGGCCTGTGAAGGCTGAGAGGCCCCACGCTGCCCCCAGACAGGAGTAGTATGGGGGGCGAGGAGGGGGGCTTTTCCTGCTGTTACAAGGGCAGATGGAAAGCTGGGCTGCTAACTTCCAAAGGCTCACCCCCTGGGGAAAAGGAATACTGGCCAACCCATTACACTCATCCTGTATCACCTCAGCTCCTCCCACtgagggcccagggcagcccctctGCCTCCCGTCATTCATGTCACCTTCCTGAACCCCGGGATCCTTACCTATAAAAGGGGATATtttcacacttcctgatttaaaaacttactacaaagccaCAATTCTCAAAATAGTGCACTACTGGCACAaggacatatagatcaatggaaaagaaccGAGTCCAGAAACACGCCAATATGTCTACCATCAACTGATCCTTGACGAGGGTGCCAAGACCACTACATGGAGAAAGAacactcttcaacaaatggtgctggacaTGCACATGCAAAACCATGAAGCTGGACCTTGACTTCAGCTACACAAAAATCAACCCCAGATAGATCAGAGACACCTAATATGAGCTAAAACCAGAACACTGGGCAGCTCGTGTGGATCAGCGGTTTACTgtcgcctttagcccagggcgtgatcccagggtcctgggatcgagtcccatgtcaggcttcctgcatggagcctgcttctccctctgcctgtgtctctgcctctctctctgtgtctctcatgaataaataaataaaatcttaaaaaaataataaaaataaaactagaacacttagaagaaaacagtttACCCTCCATGACTTTGGATTTGGCACTGGTTTAGATAGGACAGTGAAAATGCAAGCAACAAAAGaatagatttcatcaaaatttaaaacttttgtgcatcaaaggacactatcacaAGAAtgaaaaggggagggggaaatgTGTTAATCTGATAagctagtatccagaatatataaagaactcaacaacaaaaaaagcaacccCATTACTAGAGaaagacctgaatagatattcCTTACATATGGCCAAAAAGTACATAAAAGATGGccaacatcattaattattcaGGAAATGtcaatcaaaaccacagtgagagggGTATCTaggtaggtggctcagtcagtcggtCTTGAGTTGTGggtttgggccccatgttgggctccatgctgggtgtggagcctacttaaaaacaaaaacaaaaacaaacaaacaaaaaaaaccatcaCAGTGAGATTTACCTCCAGGTTGAGAACAAAACACAATAAGCATTGGTGAGGTTGTGGCAAGACAAGAACCCTCACATGCGGCCAATGGACATGTTAAAGAAAACATGGTGCAGCCACTTCAGGAAACCGTGGCTGCCCCGCCCCATGtcttaccacatgacccagcaattctactccagATACGTACCCAAAAGAACCAAAACCAGATATTCAAAGACTTTTATAAAATGTTCATACCAGCACTATTCGCAACAGgaaaaaggtggaaacaaccccaGGCTCTGTCTAGTGATGAGCAGATAAGCGGATGGATGATTAttccagaaaaagagaagtaCTGATCCGTGTTACAACATCACGATGAGAAAGGCTGGGCGCAACAAGCCGCCACACATTGCAtggttccatttacatgaaatggcCACAGAGAAGCCCCGTCACTGCCCGGGGCTCAGGGGAGGACTGCTGAGTAGTACAGTCTCCTTTGGTGTGACACAAATGTGCTGGAACCAGATAGAGGAAAGGGCTGTGTAACATTGTGGATCTACTAAACACTgcttaattttttactttaagatGGTTGAAGtggtcaataaaataaattttatcttctgtgtACTTTATAATCATCAAGATGGGgttccagccagccagccatggGGGTTGGGAAGGGAGGTGAGGAAGGCCCtgggaagctgggggctgcagagCTCCTGAGGAAGCCTGGcggggcaggggtgagggctgAGCAGGGGGTGGGCTGGGACCAGAACTCAAGCCTGCTGAATGCGGGTCAGGAACAAACAGCACTTAGGCCACAGCCTGTCTTCCAGGATCTCACTGAGGATAGTGAGGAATGGCATTCTCAGAGAGAAAGGGGCCAGCTTAGAAACAGCAGGGCGAGCCGGATGAGGGGTAGCGGGAGAGCAGGGTGCATGCTCCAAGTGCAAGGTGAGTCAGTCCCCTCCCTCCGCTCTGGGTCGGCCAGCTCCACTGGAGGGTGGGGACCAACGTAGTACAGCTCTTCCAGCCTCGGGCTCTCAGCCAAGTGGCAGCCCGACCTTTCTGTCATGTTCCCTGTGCACTGGGGCAGAAAGGAAAACATCAACCAGCAGCTTTTCTTTTTGAGGCTAATTTAGAGCTGAGGACTACGGCACCCAGGAAACTCAAGCCAGCTCCATGCTCAAAGCAACCTGGGAGAGGCTAGGGCTCCAGCTCCTGACATTACAGGGTCTCTAGACAAAGTCACGGCACAGAGTCCGCAAAAGGCCAGGGCTTCCGTTGGCAGCTGCCCAAACCCGAGGGCTCGCCTGGGGCCTCCAGAAGTAGCACCAGCCTCTGGGAGGGCGcggcaggagcagaggaggatGCAATCCACCACAGGACAGAGCCCTGCTAGCCTAAGGGTGCAGGGCAAGTCCACCCACAAAACCCCAGAGAGTGGTGAACAGGCAAGGCAGCAAGTGACAACCGATGAAGAGTCAGAGGAGCCCAGGAGAGGACGCCAGCCAGCCCGCCCCCTCCTGGCCAGGGGGGGAAGGTCCTCTGGGACGGGAGCCAGGAGACAGGGCGAGAGAGGCCAGGCCACCTGGAAAGCATCATTCCCTCGTGGTGCCCCAGCTCTCACCTGTCCCCCAGGCCAGGGATGCCAACCAACTGGATGATATAGATCACTATTTgacaaaaaaatatgaagaagaacACGAAGAAGCTGAAAGAGTTGTCGGACCTGTGGAGAGAGGGGGAAATTGGAAGTCACAAACGGGCTCGGGGCTTACTCCTCAGCATTCCTGATTCCGCATGGCACAGGGAGCCAGGAGGCAGGATGGGAGTGCAGAAGAGCTCCTGGGGACCAGACACACTGTCCAGGGGACATAGACATCTATAATCATAATCAAAAAGGGCTTGTCACTCTTGCTCTTGTCACTCAGTTTAAGAGATCGTGGTTGACCCCTTAACCAAAGAGCTAATAAAGTTGCTTCCCAGAGGACAATATTAAGAGGGGTCCATTTCCCGGAGTACAGATTTGTATTTCATAAAAGGAAATCTATGCCAAAGGTATAAATACCTAATTATAAAACCATTGGCCAGAAAAGTTATTCGGGGGGCGCAGAATTCTCAACTGAACCACCGTCTCCAGGTCCTCAGGGCTGggacactgcctgccgagtgcaTGGGAGGGTTCAGCCActgccctgccccatccctgggGCCTGCTAGGCTCCCAGGCCCTAAATGAAAACATCAACTCAACTTGGAGGCACGCTTCCACAAGCCCTAGGGGTGTGCGAGGTAGACCCACAGTCCAGTGTCCATTCTAGGTCAATCACTTGGCACTCAGTGAGCTCAAGCGAGTTCctgaggaggtggaggaggggcgcACACAAGCTCCCAGTGATAAGCCATGGAGAGCTTATCAAAGTCAGACCTCCTTGGAGCTGCATGCCTGAAAGCTGAAGGGGGGGTGAAGAAGCCCATCCGTCTGAAGTCCTAATGCATCAGACTTAGGCATGGGAGCGGCGGGGGCACAAGGCAGGCTGCGAATCCCTCTCCAGGTCTCCCCTGCTAGTCCAAGGACACTGTCCAGAGCAGACCCAGGCACAACTCAGGAAAATGGCTCCTGACCTCCATCTGCTCtactgtgggtgggaatgggaAAGTGGATTTCCCTACCACCCTGTTCTGCTCTAAGATTGGGATGGGAGCCCAGGGCGTAAGGCCCTTGGCTGGCTACCTGGGATGCCAGTCACATGCTCACCCCTTGCCCCAGCCCCACTCACCTGAAGGCCTTATAGATGGGTCGGTACCAACAAAGGAAGGCACAGGGGGTGAACATGATCAACCACAGGATCGAAAGGCCAAAGTCCACTCCCTTGGAGCTGTCGACTAAGAACCAGGCCAGGCAGGCAAGCAGGTTCAGAAAGAGAGTCACCGAATGCACTGGCgagggtgaggagagagaaatgagggtgaggagagagaaaTGGGCTTGTGCCAAGGGGACTGAAGGTTTCCCAGGCCCGGCAAACCACCCCTGGAGGGGATGCGAGGTCCACACAGTGAGGGCCACAGTGGAAACACAACAGGACCCTGGTCTACATGGAGGCAGGGTGAGCTCCTGGGGCAGCAGAACCAGGGACAGAACCAAGTTCGTAAAAGGTGAAGGGACAGCCTGGGTACATgaaggtgggagtggggaggcagACTCAAGGGCTGATCCACGGGGAAGAGGCCTTTCTCTCGGTGATTCTTGTCCCTGGCCCTGCATGGTGGAGGTACAGGGAGTCTTCTATTCACCCGCGCTCCTAGGAGCCGAGGGGCCTAAGGGAGGGAGGCCTTCACCCAAGGAGGACCCTTCAGGGCAACGAGCCCCACGGGAACTCTGAAGCCTCCTGCTAGGCCTGCCCTCCTCGATCTGTGGCGGGAACTGGCCCTTTCAGGGCAGGGAGTAGCCTGTGGAGGGCCAATCCTGTGGGCGGAaggcgcccccttcagcccagcacTGAGAGGCACTGGGGTCTGTAGCGAGGAGCAGTCAGACCACAGACAGGGCTTGAGCTCAGAGGGCACGGGCAGGACTCACACATCCAGAGATAGTAGAGCATCTTGCATATCCGCTGGTAGTCGGCAGGGATCTCGACGGAGAAATCCTGATAGAAGCAGGGCTTGACAGGGCACCAGAAGGGCAGGGGTGGCCAGttgttctctctcactgtgtgcaaAGAGGCAATGAGGTAAGGCCTTGGCTTCTGCAGTGGCTTGCTGGAGGCACACTCTGGTACTTTATGGGCCAAACCAGGGCTCCCAGAAGGGCACCGGCAAGTGAGGCTCAGGGGTCTCTATGGGGGGAGTGGGTGATGGGCCAAAGTGTGATGGGGCACGGAAACCCACAAGCCCACTCTAAGATAATGGATCCCAAATGCCCTGGGAAACAGAGCAAAATGGCCTAAGTGGTTACTTTTATGAGCTACCAGCCCGTAAGCACCAGGGGTCATCATCATGAAGATGAGAGGGAAGCACATGCAGGAGCAGGGCCTCTACTCTAGCAAGAACTTTCAGAGCTGGGGATGCCTGTGGAAATAACCTCCACCGTGGACCACACTGCCGGCCGGCCTCCCGGCCTCCACCTCCCTGCTCTCCGCACCGGCCCCAGCACCACGGAGGTGACCAAGACCCAGCAGCGCTCCAGGGCTGCCCCGGGACAGGCACGCTCAGGGCAGGCTCCTGCGCCCCACACGCTGGCCCAGAGGCTGGCCGCCTCTCTTACCATGTAAGCTGGCCACCGTGCTCTGCAGCTCCCGCTCCTTTCGCTCTAGCTCAGCTGCCTTCCTGTCCAGCTCTTCCTGCTGCCGGAGCAGGCTTGCCTGGGCTGCGGAGGCCACGGCCTGGGGGGCACAGAAGGCACGGGCAGCCAGACATGGGAGATAGAGGGGTGGTGTCAGACTCAGCAGGACGTCAGAAGGGCCTTGCCCCATGCAGGGAGAGCCAATCTCAGCCCCACGGCGTCTTGGGAACCAGAGAGCATCACAGAGACGCCAAGGTGACCTGCGTCCTATGCCTCTACACCACCTCCGTTCCCTTAGGCATTCACCAGCCTTAACCAgggctctcttctctccttcctccctgagtTGGAGCAGAGAGAACTATCCCCTGTTCTGGAATCCAGGGAAACTTCAATTACCCGTTAGGGTAACAGCAAAGGGGAAATGGCCTCACAAGAGACTAACCTGTAACCAGAAACCAGAGAGCCACACCTCATTTGAAGAGcctggagggtgtgtgtgtgaagggggcACAGTGCAAACCCACTAGCAGTGAGCACAGAGAGGAGGCACCTGAGGGAAGGCCTCGGGGATCTAGgcaccacccctccccacccccagaccctGGGAGATACCCCTGCCGCCCACCACCAATCTGTGAAGGTTACATCCCAGGACCGTCACCAGGCTTGGAGGACCTTGGAGGTCGTACAAAGTGCAGGCTTCATCCCCTGCGCGGGACAGCAAGGCCCTGGAGTGAGGAGGCATCTGGGGAGCTCTGGGAGGCTGAGCCGAGCTAGCCCCAGCAATGCAGCCCAGGGCCCCAGTCCTGCCAGGTGCGATAGGCCCTGGGGCTCGGGTCCTCATGAAGTCTACAGTCCTCAGGGAGCGGACACGAAACCGGTCATCTTGCAGGACGAGAAGCCAGGCATACGcgtacatgcatatgtatatgtgtgtgtgtgcgtacacATACAGACGCTcgctctcccactctctccaaCGAGTTCTCCGAAGAGCTAAGGCTGCCTCTGGGAGATGATCCCAGGCACTGGGGGCCAAAGCAGGCCCAGAACTGACCACGCTGGGCCATGCTGAGGGTCTCAGCTGTCCCTCCCAAGTCCAGTCAGACAACGGGAACAGCTTGGGACCCATGAGAGTCCAAAGCCTGGCTCGGGCCTTGCCCTCACTCACGTTCATCTACGCTTTGCCTACCTTCGGAAGCTTTCGCATGTAGCTGTCTCTGAGAATACTATCTCCTCCTAGTAGCATCTGCCTCTCTGAGAGCTCACTCACTGT
This window encodes:
- the ULK3 gene encoding serine/threonine-protein kinase ULK3 isoform X5, with translation MAGPGWGPPRLDGFILTERLGSGTYATVYKAYAKKDTREVVAIKCVAKKSLNKASVENLLTEIEILKGIRHPHIVQLRDFQWDSDHIYLIMEFCAGGDLSRFIHTRRLLPEKVARVFMQQLASALQFLHEQNISHLDLKPQNILLSSLEKPHLKLADFGFAQHMSPWDEKHVLRGSPLYMAPEMVCQRQYDARVDLWSVGVILYEALFGQPPFASRSFTELEEKIRSNRVIELPLRPPLSRDCRDLLQRLLERDPNRRISFQDFFAHPWVDLEHMPSGESLARATALVVQAVKKDQDGDAAAALSLYCKALDFFVPALHYEVDAQRKEAIKAKVGEGVSQRKLAPSRDLRSLALLQPRGRLSQGGPGPPLQPPDVTAWGSHQGRGGRTWEALLRQGTSAQDLLREMARDKPRLLAALEVASAAMAKEEEAGGEQDALDLYQRALGELLVLLAAEPTGRRRELLHTEVQNLMARAEYLKEQVKMRESRWAAETLDKEGLSESVRTSCTLQ
- the ULK3 gene encoding serine/threonine-protein kinase ULK3 isoform X6 yields the protein MAGPGWGPPRLDGFILTERLGSGTYATVYKAYAKKDTREVVAIKCVAKKSLNKASVENLLTEIEILKGIRHPHIVQLRDFQWDSDHIYLIMEFCAGGDLSRFIHTRRLLPEKVARVFMQQLASALQFLHEQNISHLDLKPQNILLSSLEKPHLKLADFGFAQHMSPWDEKHVLRGSPLYMAPEMVCQRQYDARVDLWSVGVILYEALFGQPPFASRSFTELEEKIRSNRVIELPLRPPLSRDCRDLLQRLLERDPNRRISFQDFFAHPWVDLEHMPSGESLARATALVVQAVKKDQDGDAAAALSLYCKALDFFVPALHYEVDAQRKEAIKAKVGQYVSRAEELKAIVSSSNQALLRQGTSAQDLLREMARDKPRLLAALEVASAAMAKEEEAGGEQDALDLYQRALGELLVLLAAEPTGRRRELLHTEVQNLMARAEYLKEQVKAVTHSGSARWGLGPPGCPSPLGRLYVPQMRESRWAAETLDKEGLSESVRTSCTLQ